The proteins below come from a single Papaver somniferum cultivar HN1 chromosome 11, ASM357369v1, whole genome shotgun sequence genomic window:
- the LOC113324681 gene encoding uncharacterized protein LOC113324681, whose amino-acid sequence MAKFLKEMCIVKREASVYKKAFLTQQVSSIISQKCPVKFKDPGCPTVTCVIGKQTIDNALLDLGASVNLLPFSVYEKLGLGEMKPTRITLQLADSQDINISIILGRPFLATANAVIHCQTGLVEFSFGNQKILVNVFKELQSPPDPEHHESICMIDSLVENTFTTNSVSDPLEACLSHFGDYYDEDKHFEEVNALLDSAAVMNCKKWQLKPEPLPPTIYKPLPSSVKAPTLELKSLLDTLKYVFLGNENTLPVIIASDLEPDQESILVSVLSEHKTAIGWTIADLK is encoded by the exons ATGGCCAAGTTCCTAAAAGAGATGTGCATTGTCAAGAGAGAAGCGAGTGTCTATAAAAAGGCGTTTTTAACCCAACAAGTTAGTTCCATAATCTCACAAAAGTGCCCAGTCAAATTTAAAGATCCTGGTTGTCCTACTGTCACATGTGTCATAGGTAAACAAACGATAGACAATGCTCTATTAGATCTTGGGGCTAGTGTGAATCTTTTACCTTTCTCGGTATATGAAAAACTTGGACTAGGGGAGATGAAACCAACTaggataacactgcagttagccgATAG TCAAGATATCAATATCTCAATCATCCTAGGTCGTCCGTTTCTAGCCACTGCAAATGCAGTTATACATTGTCAAACTGGCCtagtagaattttcctttgggaaTCAGAAAATCTTAGTGAACGTTTTTAAGGAGTTACAATCCCCACCAGACCCTGAACACCATGAGTCTATATGCATGATTGATTCTCTAGTTGAGAACACTTTTACCACTAATAGTGTTAGCGATCCTTTAGAGGCCTGCTTATCACACTTTGGAGACTACTATGATGAGGATAAACATTTTGAAGAGGTTAATGCATTATTAGATTCCGCAGCAGTAATGAATTGTAAAAAATGGCAACTTAAACCAGAACCTCTTCCACCGACCATATATAAACCCCTTCCATCATCAGTTAAGGCACCCACCCTTGAATTAAAGTCGCTACTAgatacactgaaatatgtatttctTGGTAATGAAAATACTCTTCCTGTCATAATTGCCTCTGACTTAGAGCCCGATCAAGAAAGTATACTAGTTAGTGTTCTCAGTGAGCACAAGACTGcaatagggtggactatagcagatttGAAATAA